One Kaistella polysaccharea DNA segment encodes these proteins:
- a CDS encoding LNS2 domain-containing protein, with protein MELEYKDHLSPMLKGDIKNYLIDIDGTITDDIPNEEPERMTTCEPYQDALETINKWYDEGHLICFFTSRTENLKQITIDWLDKHGFKYHSVLCGKPRGGNYHWIDNHLVRATRYKGKFTDMVEKQVTIEVFKD; from the coding sequence ATGGAATTAGAATATAAGGATCATTTGAGTCCGATGCTGAAAGGTGATATTAAAAATTATCTGATCGATATAGATGGAACAATCACGGATGATATTCCCAATGAAGAGCCCGAGAGAATGACGACTTGTGAGCCTTATCAAGATGCTTTAGAAACGATCAACAAATGGTATGATGAAGGTCACTTGATTTGCTTTTTCACCTCGCGAACCGAAAATTTAAAACAAATTACCATTGACTGGTTGGATAAACACGGCTTTAAATACCACAGCGTTTTATGCGGTAAACCTCGTGGCGGAAATTACCATTGGATTGACAATCATCTCGTACGCGCTACCCGATACAAAGGAAAGTTCACAGATATGGTGGAAAAACAGGTAACGATTGAGGTTTTTAAAGATTAA
- the idi gene encoding isopentenyl-diphosphate Delta-isomerase, with protein sequence MEEQVVLISENDEVLGLMDKMQAHENGILHRAFSVFLFNDKGEVLLQRRAADKYHSPNQWTNAVCSHPRAEENYLQGAHRRMKEELGIEAEITPKFHFIYKANVGGNLWEHELDHVFTGSYTGEFNLNKDEVSEVRYISMNALDEEMKSNPENFTEWFKIILQEYKHHL encoded by the coding sequence ATGGAAGAACAAGTTGTTTTAATTTCTGAAAATGATGAAGTCCTGGGTTTGATGGATAAAATGCAGGCCCATGAAAACGGAATTCTGCATCGCGCATTTTCTGTTTTTCTTTTTAATGACAAAGGTGAAGTTTTGCTTCAGCGAAGAGCTGCAGATAAATACCACTCGCCAAACCAATGGACGAATGCAGTTTGTTCGCATCCGCGGGCTGAGGAAAATTATTTGCAAGGTGCACATCGTCGTATGAAAGAAGAGTTGGGTATTGAAGCTGAAATCACTCCGAAATTTCATTTTATCTACAAAGCAAATGTAGGCGGAAATCTCTGGGAACATGAACTTGATCATGTCTTTACGGGAAGTTATACGGGCGAATTTAATTTAAATAAAGATGAAGTCTCGGAAGTTCGGTACATCAGTATGAATGCGCTAGATGAAGAAATGAAATCAAATCCTGAAAATTTTACAGAATGGTTTAAAATTATACTGCAAGAATATAAACATCATTTGTAG